From the genome of Vigna angularis cultivar LongXiaoDou No.4 chromosome 11, ASM1680809v1, whole genome shotgun sequence, one region includes:
- the LOC108333430 gene encoding pentatricopeptide repeat-containing protein At5g40410, mitochondrial isoform X1 translates to MFRLFHAKILGPKLHRLKPITFQIMLPPFPECCSLLFEISPRSLSISSYRCDPLLSSLLLTLKSSSSVSCCRVIHARVVKSLDYRDGFIGDQLVSCYLNKRSIPDAQKLFGEMPHKDFVSWNSLVSGFSKRGDLCNCLSVFSTIRSEMALELNELTMISVISACASAKARDEGCYLHCCAVKLGMGLEVKVVNALINMYGKFGCVDSAFKLFWAMPEQNMVSWNSMVAVWTQNGIPNEAVNYFNMMRVNGLFPDEATMVSLLQACENLHLGRLVEAMHGVIFTCGLNENITVATTLLNLYSKLGKLSVSHKVFAEISKPDKVTLTAMLAGYAMHGRGKEAVEFFERSVREGVEPDHVTFTHLLSACSHSGLVREGKYYFLIMSEVYKVQTQLDHYSCMVDLLGRCGLVNDAHQLIKNMPLEPNSGVWGALLGACRVHRNIDIGKEAAENLIALNPSDPRNYIMLSNIYSAAGMWNDASKVRALMKTKVFTRNPGYSFIEHGNKIHLFVVDDYSHPDSDKIHKKLEEIMRRIQEVGFVSETEPILHDVDVEVKTYMINKHSEKIALAFGLLDCNADKPLVIIKNLRICRDCHNTAKFVSLIEKRTIIIRDSKRFHHFSDGLCSCGDYW, encoded by the coding sequence ATGTTTAGGTTGTTCCATGCAAAAATCTTAGGTCCCAAGTTACATAGACTAAAACCTATAACGTTCCAAATTATGTTGCCTCCTTTTCCTGAATGTTGTTCCCTTCTCTTTGAAATCTCTCCTCGGTCCCTTTCCATTTCATCATATCGTTGTGATCCTCTTCTTTCCTCTCTACTCCTTACTCTGAAATCTTCATCTTCTGTCTCCTGTTGCAGGGTCATTCATGCCCGAGTGGTCAAATCTCTGGATTACAGAGATGGGTTCATAGGTGATCAATTAGTTTCATGTTATCTCAACAAGAGGTCCATCCCAGATGCACAGAAGCTGTTTGGTGAAATGCCCCACAAGGATTTTGTCTCTTGGAACTCTTTGGTTTCTGGATTTTCTAAAAGAGGAGACCTTTGTAATTGCCTGAGTGTGTTTTCTACAATCAGGTCTGAAATGGCACTGGAATTGAATGAGCTTACAATGATATCTGTTATCTCGGCTTGTGCTTCTGCTAAAGCCCGAGATGAGGGCTGCTATCTTCATTGTTGTGCAGTGAAATTGGGTATGGGGTTGGAAGTGAAGGTTGTTAATGCTCTTATTAACATGTATGGGAAGTTTGGCTGCGTTGACTCTGCTTTCAAGCTATTTTGGGCAATGCCGGAGCAGAATATGGTGTCATGGAATTCAATGGTGGCTGTTTGGACACAAAACGGAATCCCCAATGAAgctgttaattattttaatatgatgaGGGTAAATGGACTTTTTCCCGATGAAGCCACAATGGTGAGCTTGCTTCAAGCCTGTGAAAATTTACATTTGGGAAGATTGGTAGAGGCCATGCATGGTGTTATCTTCACCTGTGGtcttaatgaaaatataacaGTTGCGACTACTCTTTTGAACTTGTATTCAAAGTTAGGGAAATTGAGTGTTTCTCACAAGGTCTTTGCAGAGATAAGCAAGCCTGATAAAGTGACATTGACTGCAATGCTTGCAGGGTATGCCATGCATGGGCGGGGGAAAGAAGCCGTAGAATTCTTTGAAAGGTCTGTAAGGGAAGGTGTGGAGCCTGATCATGTTACTTTTACTCATTTGTTAAGTGCTTGTAGTCATTCAGGGCTTGTCCGGGAAGGAAAGTACTACTTCCTAATCATGTCTGAGGTTTACAAAGTTCAAACTCAATTGGATCACTATTCATGTATGGTTGATCTTCTAGGTCGCTGTGGTCTAGTCAATGATGCTCATCAGCTAATAAAGAACATGCCTTTAGAGCCAAATTCTGGAGTTTGGGGTGCTCTTCTTGGTGCTTGTAGGGTTCATCGTAACATCGACATTGGGAAGGAAGCTGCAGAGAACTTGATTGCATTAAATCCTTCAGACCCTAGAAACTATATCATGCTTTCCAACATTTATTCTGCTGCAGGTATGTGGAATGATGCATCAAAAGTAAGGGCTTTAATGAAGACTAAAGTTTTTACCAGAAACCCTGGATACAGCTTTATTGAGCATGGGAATAAAATTCACCTTTTTGTGGTAGATGATTACTCTCACCCTGATTCAGACAAAATACACAAGAAGCTGGAAGAGATTATGAGAAGAATTCAAGAAGTTGGTTTTGTGTCTGAAACTGAACCCATTCTACATGATGTTGATGTCGAGGTTAAAACATATATGATTAACAAACATAGTGAGAAAATAGCTCTTGCCTTTGGACTTTTGGATTGTAATGCTGATAAGCcattagttattataaaaaatctcAGAATATGCCGAGATTGCCATAACACAGCAAAATTTGTCTCACTGATAGAGAAGCGTACCATCATTATCCGAGATTCAAAGCGATTTCACCACTTTTCAGATGGATTATGCTCTTGTGGCGATTATTGGTAG
- the LOC108333430 gene encoding pentatricopeptide repeat-containing protein At5g40410, mitochondrial isoform X2 has product MVIHARVVKSLDYRDGFIGDQLVSCYLNKRSIPDAQKLFGEMPHKDFVSWNSLVSGFSKRGDLCNCLSVFSTIRSEMALELNELTMISVISACASAKARDEGCYLHCCAVKLGMGLEVKVVNALINMYGKFGCVDSAFKLFWAMPEQNMVSWNSMVAVWTQNGIPNEAVNYFNMMRVNGLFPDEATMVSLLQACENLHLGRLVEAMHGVIFTCGLNENITVATTLLNLYSKLGKLSVSHKVFAEISKPDKVTLTAMLAGYAMHGRGKEAVEFFERSVREGVEPDHVTFTHLLSACSHSGLVREGKYYFLIMSEVYKVQTQLDHYSCMVDLLGRCGLVNDAHQLIKNMPLEPNSGVWGALLGACRVHRNIDIGKEAAENLIALNPSDPRNYIMLSNIYSAAGMWNDASKVRALMKTKVFTRNPGYSFIEHGNKIHLFVVDDYSHPDSDKIHKKLEEIMRRIQEVGFVSETEPILHDVDVEVKTYMINKHSEKIALAFGLLDCNADKPLVIIKNLRICRDCHNTAKFVSLIEKRTIIIRDSKRFHHFSDGLCSCGDYW; this is encoded by the exons AT GGTCATTCATGCCCGAGTGGTCAAATCTCTGGATTACAGAGATGGGTTCATAGGTGATCAATTAGTTTCATGTTATCTCAACAAGAGGTCCATCCCAGATGCACAGAAGCTGTTTGGTGAAATGCCCCACAAGGATTTTGTCTCTTGGAACTCTTTGGTTTCTGGATTTTCTAAAAGAGGAGACCTTTGTAATTGCCTGAGTGTGTTTTCTACAATCAGGTCTGAAATGGCACTGGAATTGAATGAGCTTACAATGATATCTGTTATCTCGGCTTGTGCTTCTGCTAAAGCCCGAGATGAGGGCTGCTATCTTCATTGTTGTGCAGTGAAATTGGGTATGGGGTTGGAAGTGAAGGTTGTTAATGCTCTTATTAACATGTATGGGAAGTTTGGCTGCGTTGACTCTGCTTTCAAGCTATTTTGGGCAATGCCGGAGCAGAATATGGTGTCATGGAATTCAATGGTGGCTGTTTGGACACAAAACGGAATCCCCAATGAAgctgttaattattttaatatgatgaGGGTAAATGGACTTTTTCCCGATGAAGCCACAATGGTGAGCTTGCTTCAAGCCTGTGAAAATTTACATTTGGGAAGATTGGTAGAGGCCATGCATGGTGTTATCTTCACCTGTGGtcttaatgaaaatataacaGTTGCGACTACTCTTTTGAACTTGTATTCAAAGTTAGGGAAATTGAGTGTTTCTCACAAGGTCTTTGCAGAGATAAGCAAGCCTGATAAAGTGACATTGACTGCAATGCTTGCAGGGTATGCCATGCATGGGCGGGGGAAAGAAGCCGTAGAATTCTTTGAAAGGTCTGTAAGGGAAGGTGTGGAGCCTGATCATGTTACTTTTACTCATTTGTTAAGTGCTTGTAGTCATTCAGGGCTTGTCCGGGAAGGAAAGTACTACTTCCTAATCATGTCTGAGGTTTACAAAGTTCAAACTCAATTGGATCACTATTCATGTATGGTTGATCTTCTAGGTCGCTGTGGTCTAGTCAATGATGCTCATCAGCTAATAAAGAACATGCCTTTAGAGCCAAATTCTGGAGTTTGGGGTGCTCTTCTTGGTGCTTGTAGGGTTCATCGTAACATCGACATTGGGAAGGAAGCTGCAGAGAACTTGATTGCATTAAATCCTTCAGACCCTAGAAACTATATCATGCTTTCCAACATTTATTCTGCTGCAGGTATGTGGAATGATGCATCAAAAGTAAGGGCTTTAATGAAGACTAAAGTTTTTACCAGAAACCCTGGATACAGCTTTATTGAGCATGGGAATAAAATTCACCTTTTTGTGGTAGATGATTACTCTCACCCTGATTCAGACAAAATACACAAGAAGCTGGAAGAGATTATGAGAAGAATTCAAGAAGTTGGTTTTGTGTCTGAAACTGAACCCATTCTACATGATGTTGATGTCGAGGTTAAAACATATATGATTAACAAACATAGTGAGAAAATAGCTCTTGCCTTTGGACTTTTGGATTGTAATGCTGATAAGCcattagttattataaaaaatctcAGAATATGCCGAGATTGCCATAACACAGCAAAATTTGTCTCACTGATAGAGAAGCGTACCATCATTATCCGAGATTCAAAGCGATTTCACCACTTTTCAGATGGATTATGCTCTTGTGGCGATTATTGGTAG
- the LOC108333109 gene encoding DNA damage-repair/toleration protein DRT100, producing the protein MARHSLLLLAAAILAAAVVAASGCSPSDREALLGFRQALNEPYLGLFNSWTGSKCCVNWYGVSCDAATGRVTDVNLRGESEDPIFEKAGRSGYMTGKLSPAICGIDTLTTLVVADWKDISGEIPACITSLSSLRILDLIGNKFSGEIPSDIGRLNRLTVLNLADNTIAGKIPPSITQLTSLKHLDLSNNLLTGEIPENFGNLAMLSRALLNRNQLTGSIPVSISKIYRLADLDLSMNRLTGSVPFELGKMPVLSVLNLDSNSFKGLIPESLLSNGGMGILNLSRNGFEGSIPDVFGSHSYFMALDLSYNNLKGRVPTSLASAKYIGHLDLSHNHLCGSIPVGEPFDHLEASSFGFNDCLCGNPLKTC; encoded by the coding sequence ATGGCACGCCACTCGCTCCTCCTATTAGCAGCGGCCATTCTCGCCGCCGCAGTGGTCGCCGCCAGCGGTTGCTCGCCATCGGATAGGGAGGCGCTTCTTGGCTTCCGGCAGGCGCTGAACGAGCCCTACCTCGGCCTGTTCAACTCGTGGACGGGCTCCAAGTGCTGCGTCAACTGGTACGGCGTCAGCTGCGATGCCGCCACCGGCCGCGTCACCGACGTCAACCTCCGCGGCGAGTCGGAAGACCCAATCTTCGAGAAAGCCGGCCGCTCTGGCTACATGACCGGAAAACTCTCGCCGGCAATATGCGGCATCGACACCCTCACCACCCTCGTCGTCGCCGACTGGAAGGACATCTCCGGCGAAATCCCCGCCTGCATCACCTCCCTCTCCTCCCTCCGCATCCTCGACCTCATCGGAAACAAATTTTCCGGCGAGATCCCCTCCGATATAGGCAGACTCAACCGCCTCACCGTCCTCAACCTCGCCGACAACACCATCGCCGGAAAAATTCCACCTTCAATCACCCAACTCACCTCACTCAAACACCTCGACCTTAGCAACAACCTTCTCACCGGCGAGATTCCCGAGAATTTCGGCAACCTTGCAATGCTGAGCCGAGCGCTGCTGAACCGAAACCAATTAACCGGTTCAATACCGGTTTCGATTTCCAAGATTTACCGGCTCGCGGACTTGGACTTGTCCATGAACCGCTTGACCGGTTCGGTTCCGTTTGAGCTCGGAAAAATGCCGGTTCTTTCCGTGCTTAATCTGGACAGCAACTCATTCAAGGGTTTAATACCCGAGAGTTTGTTGAGTAACGGGGGAATGGGTATTTTGAACCTCAGCAGAAATGGGTTCGAAGGATCCATACCCGATGTTTTCGGGTCACACTCGTATTTCATGGCTTTGGATTTGTCTTACAACAATTTAAAGGGTCGGGTACCCACATCGTTGGCATCCGCTAAGTACATCGGGCATTTGGATCTCAGTCATAACCATCTGTGCGGATCCATTCCTGTCGGGGAACCCTTCGATCACCTGGAAGCGTCATCGTTTGGGTTCAACGACTGCTTGTGCGGAAACCCATTGAAGACTTGCTAG